The sequence below is a genomic window from Anaerolineae bacterium.
CCCTCCTGTCCCAGCGTATAGACGAAATGCACCGCATCTAGGACATCTTCCTCTTCGCGCAAGCGCTGAAGGCGTTCCAGGTACGCTATGTTGGCCGGATTATGCGCCCCCGGCGGCCCGCTGACCAGGAGCCGGGCGTCCAACCCTGTCTGCCGGCGCAGGGCCGCAACCGCCCGTACCGCCAGCTCGATATTCTTCCGCCGAGTGATGCGCGCCGGCAGTAACAAGATCACATCCGCATTGTCCAGCCGGAAGGCTTCCACGATGCGGCGCGTGGTGGATGTCCAGAGCATACGCTCGGCGGGGTCCACCCCCGGCGGCACGACGGCAATCTGCTCCGCCGGCAGGCCGTACATCGCCGCCAGATGCTCCCGCCGGGCCTCCGACACCGTCACATGGCGCACCCCGGGCCACGGCACTCGCAGTAAGTCCCAGGGATAGCCGGCATGCACCTCGCCGGCGTACTGCGGGTCGCGCCAGGCCAAATCATGATGCCATGCCAGCACCCCCAGACTGCGCGGCCCTTTCCCCACGATCCACTCGTACAGCGCCGCGGTCAGCGGCAGGTTCTTGTGCAGGGTGAACACGTTATGGCCGATCAGGACATCTACCCCCTGGAGCATCGCGTCGAGCTTTTGAACGAGGGCATCGCGCAGCGCGTAAAACCGTTCGGTCACCTGGCCGCGGTCCAGCTCAGCTTTGACCGCCAGCACTTCAGGATAGCGAGAATCCGCTTCGGGCAGGATATGCAGGCCCACGTCCGGCAGGACAGGCTCGCCGCGGCCGGCAGTGATCTCCACCCGCAGGCCGGCCGCTGTCAGCAGTCGGGCATGGTGGTAAATGGTGCTTTCCACGCCCCCAACGATGGGCGGCGCGGCATAATGCAGGATCATCACTCGTATTGCTCTCACCTCGGACGTCACCATCCCTCCTCCCCGCTCAGACAGCTCTCCAGCAGAAGGCTCAGCCGGCGGCGCAGGACGGAGTATGAATAGTGCCGGCGAGCCACCTGATAATTGCGCTCCACCATCTGGGCGATGCGGTCCGGATTAGACAGCAGTTCCCGCACGCGCTCCACAATCTCGTCCGTAATCACCTCTTCAAACACGATCACATCAAAGCCCTTGGGCTGGATATCCGTTTTGAAAATCTGATAGGCGCTGACGACGATCGGCCGGCGGTAATACACCGCCTCCAGAAAGGCATTGCCAAACCCTTCCTCTCGGGAAGGATAGGTCACTAGGTCGGCTTGCTGATACGCATCCGCCAGGGCATAGACCTTGCGGCCGTCTGGGAGCACCCGGCGGTAATGGTTGAAGCGGTCGTGCAGGAACAGCACTCGCACGTTCAGCAGGCCGGCGTATTCCTCCAGATACCGCTGGTAGGTGAACCCCTCATCGCCGGCGGAATGGGTGATGACCAGCGTACAGTTCCCCAGCCGGCGCGCCAGCTCGATAGACAGCTCGATGCGTTTGCGCGGCACCACACGCGTGGGTTGAAGCAAAAAGAAACCATCGGCCAGTCCTAAATCGGACCGCAAGGTGTTGGCGTATTCGTCCGGCGGTGGCGGCCCGTGCTCGAAATCCATGACATTGGGGATCACAGTCGAGCGCACTCCCACGCGAATGGCCAACTGTTCGCCGGCGAATGAGCTGATCACCACGTGCCGGACGGAATGCATGGTGGGCGGGAACGCCGCCCGCAGGTAATCCTGGGCTGCCGAGACCGTGAAACGGGAGCGTTCCCAGGTGA
It includes:
- a CDS encoding glycosyltransferase family 4 protein, translating into MRAIRVMILHYAAPPIVGGVESTIYHHARLLTAAGLRVEITAGRGEPVLPDVGLHILPEADSRYPEVLAVKAELDRGQVTERFYALRDALVQKLDAMLQGVDVLIGHNVFTLHKNLPLTAALYEWIVGKGPRSLGVLAWHHDLAWRDPQYAGEVHAGYPWDLLRVPWPGVRHVTVSEARREHLAAMYGLPAEQIAVVPPGVDPAERMLWTSTTRRIVEAFRLDNADVILLLPARITRRKNIELAVRAVAALRRQTGLDARLLVSGPPGAHNPANIAYLERLQRLREEEDVLDAVHFVYTLGQEGNPLVPDDATMANLFLLADALLFPSLEEGFGIPVLEAGLVRLPVFCSDIAPFQATGQDDVFYFSPQARPEDVAGLIARHLLTDRAFRLRRRVRREYAWERIIHDILIPLIQAAVVKR
- a CDS encoding glycosyltransferase family 4 protein translates to MRTFDLNLLIVENALSLPMNIPLGLALTEFIAETEFTTIAHHHDFTWERSRFTVSAAQDYLRAAFPPTMHSVRHVVISSFAGEQLAIRVGVRSTVIPNVMDFEHGPPPPDEYANTLRSDLGLADGFFLLQPTRVVPRKRIELSIELARRLGNCTLVITHSAGDEGFTYQRYLEEYAGLLNVRVLFLHDRFNHYRRVLPDGRKVYALADAYQQADLVTYPSREEGFGNAFLEAVYYRRPIVVSAYQIFKTDIQPKGFDVIVFEEVITDEIVERVRELLSNPDRIAQMVERNYQVARRHYSYSVLRRRLSLLLESCLSGEEGW